The Mycobacterium paragordonae genome includes a region encoding these proteins:
- a CDS encoding SDR family NAD(P)-dependent oxidoreductase, translated as MEGFAGKVAAVTGAGSGIGQALAIELGRSGASLAISDIDTEGLADTEEQLKAIGVQVKSDRLNVTERESFLLYADEVKDHFGKVNQIYNNAGIGHTGNVEVEQFKDIERVMDVDFWGVVNGTKAFLPHLIASGDGHVINISSVFGLFSVPGYSAYNAAKFAVRGYTEALRQEMRQSGHRVGVTTVHPGGIKTAIARNATVAEGLDRDELAQLFDKRLANTSPKKAAKIILNAVRKNKARVLVGPDAVALDMMVRVTGSNYQRIVELVTGRIIPS; from the coding sequence ATGGAGGGATTCGCCGGAAAGGTCGCCGCCGTGACGGGCGCGGGTTCGGGCATCGGGCAGGCGCTAGCCATCGAGCTGGGCCGCTCGGGCGCCAGCCTGGCCATCAGCGACATCGACACCGAGGGTCTGGCCGACACCGAGGAGCAACTCAAGGCGATCGGCGTCCAGGTCAAGTCCGACCGGCTGAACGTCACCGAGCGCGAGAGCTTCCTGCTGTATGCCGACGAGGTCAAAGACCACTTCGGCAAGGTCAACCAGATCTACAACAACGCCGGCATCGGCCACACCGGCAACGTCGAGGTCGAGCAGTTCAAGGACATCGAACGGGTGATGGACGTCGACTTCTGGGGCGTCGTCAACGGCACGAAAGCCTTTCTGCCGCACTTGATCGCCTCCGGCGACGGGCACGTCATCAACATCTCCAGCGTGTTCGGCCTGTTCTCGGTGCCCGGCTATTCCGCTTACAACGCAGCGAAATTCGCCGTCCGCGGCTATACCGAGGCGCTGCGCCAGGAGATGCGCCAGAGCGGCCACCGCGTCGGTGTCACCACCGTGCACCCCGGCGGCATCAAGACCGCGATCGCTCGCAACGCGACCGTGGCCGAAGGCCTCGACCGCGACGAACTGGCCCAGCTGTTCGACAAGCGACTGGCCAACACCAGCCCGAAGAAAGCGGCAAAGATCATCCTGAACGCGGTGCGCAAGAACAAGGCTCGCGTTCTGGTCGGACCGGACGCCGTCGCACTGGACATGATGGTGCGGGTGACCGGTTCGAATTACCAGCGGATCGTCGAACTCGTCACCGGCCGGATCATCCCCAGCTAG
- a CDS encoding glycine betaine ABC transporter substrate-binding protein — protein sequence MSIGRRAALLLGLVLMVVGCSGPGGSRHPDLVVGSTSDIDSKVLAALYVSALRSYGFPSHAETAADPMAKLDAGAFTVVPGYTGRVLRQLQPGAAELSDKQVYQAMNAALPEGVAAGDYATAAEDKPTLIVTPATSAGWGGSDLTLLPGHCAGLVAGVATGRAVPASVGSCRLPAPREFPDDATMFAALRAGELTAAWATSADPGIPPDLIALADSSKDSLIQAENVVPLYRRNALSTRQLLAVNEIAGVLDTAALADMRRRVASGADPQVVADGWLGEHPLGR from the coding sequence GTGAGCATCGGCAGGCGGGCCGCGCTGCTGCTCGGCCTGGTGCTGATGGTCGTCGGATGCTCGGGCCCAGGGGGTTCGCGTCACCCGGATCTGGTGGTCGGATCCACCTCGGACATTGATTCGAAAGTGCTTGCTGCGCTGTATGTTTCGGCGCTACGGTCCTACGGTTTTCCCTCGCACGCCGAGACGGCCGCGGACCCGATGGCCAAATTGGACGCCGGGGCGTTCACCGTCGTACCCGGTTACACGGGTCGGGTGTTGCGGCAGCTGCAGCCGGGGGCCGCGGAGCTGTCCGACAAGCAGGTCTATCAGGCCATGAACGCCGCGCTGCCCGAAGGCGTGGCCGCCGGGGACTACGCCACCGCGGCCGAAGACAAGCCGACGTTGATCGTCACTCCGGCGACGTCCGCCGGCTGGGGCGGCAGTGATCTGACGCTGTTGCCCGGGCACTGCGCGGGGTTGGTGGCCGGTGTGGCGACCGGGCGTGCGGTCCCGGCGTCGGTGGGTTCGTGCCGGTTGCCCGCGCCACGCGAATTCCCGGACGACGCAACGATGTTCGCGGCCCTGCGCGCCGGTGAGCTGACCGCGGCCTGGGCCACCTCGGCCGACCCGGGCATTCCGCCCGACCTGATCGCTTTAGCCGACAGCAGCAAAGACTCGCTGATTCAGGCCGAGAACGTGGTGCCGTTGTACCGGCGCAACGCATTATCCACCCGACAGTTGTTGGCGGTCAACGAGATTGCCGGGGTGCTGGACACCGCCGCGCTGGCCGACATGCGCCGCCGCGTGGCCAGCGGGGCCGACCCGCAGGTGGTGGCCGACGGGTGGCTGGGCGAGCACCCGCTGGGGCGCTAG
- a CDS encoding NAD(P)-dependent malic enzyme, producing the protein MSETLESSQVIITDDEIFAAHEGGKLSVGLTSPLDTQRALSIAYTPGVAQVSRAIATDRTLAGRYTWANRLVAVVSDGTAVLGLGDIGPAASLPVMEGKCALFKEYGGLNAIPIVLDTKDPDEIVETLVRLRPTFGAVNLEDISAPRCFEIERRVIEALDCPVMHDDQHGTAVVSLAAMMGATKVLGRDMSSLRVVVSGAGAAGVACTNLLLASGVSDITVLDSRGIVHSGRDDMNSVKVDLARRTNPGCRTGGTVEALDGADVFLGVSGGLIPEELIATMAPDSIVFALSNPDPEIHPDVAAKYAAVVATGRSDFPNQINNVLAFPGIFRGALDVGARRITEKMMVAAAEAIYSVASEDLAVDRIVPSPLDRRVGEAVATAVALAAEDSDWV; encoded by the coding sequence GTGTCCGAAACCCTCGAGAGCTCCCAAGTCATCATCACGGACGACGAAATCTTCGCGGCACACGAAGGCGGCAAGCTTTCGGTAGGCCTGACCTCTCCGCTCGACACCCAGCGCGCGCTGTCGATCGCCTACACCCCGGGCGTCGCGCAGGTCAGTCGGGCAATCGCCACCGACCGGACCCTGGCCGGCCGCTACACCTGGGCCAACCGGCTGGTCGCCGTCGTCAGCGACGGCACCGCGGTGCTGGGCCTCGGCGACATCGGCCCCGCCGCGTCGCTGCCGGTGATGGAAGGCAAGTGCGCGCTGTTCAAGGAATACGGCGGCCTGAACGCGATCCCGATCGTGCTGGACACCAAGGACCCCGACGAGATCGTCGAAACCCTGGTCCGGCTGCGGCCCACGTTCGGCGCCGTCAACCTCGAGGACATCTCGGCGCCGCGCTGCTTCGAGATCGAGCGGCGCGTCATCGAGGCGCTGGACTGCCCGGTGATGCACGACGACCAGCACGGCACGGCGGTGGTGTCGCTGGCTGCGATGATGGGCGCCACCAAGGTGCTGGGCCGGGACATGAGCTCGCTACGGGTGGTGGTCTCCGGCGCCGGGGCTGCCGGCGTCGCCTGTACCAATCTCCTGCTGGCAAGCGGAGTTTCAGACATCACCGTGCTGGATTCGCGCGGCATCGTGCACAGCGGGCGCGACGACATGAACAGCGTCAAGGTGGACTTGGCGAGGCGCACCAACCCGGGCTGCCGCACCGGTGGGACGGTCGAAGCGCTGGACGGCGCCGATGTCTTTCTCGGGGTGTCTGGCGGGCTGATCCCCGAGGAGCTGATCGCGACGATGGCGCCCGACAGCATCGTGTTCGCGCTGTCCAATCCGGATCCCGAGATCCATCCCGACGTCGCGGCCAAGTACGCGGCGGTCGTGGCCACCGGGCGCAGCGACTTCCCGAACCAGATCAACAACGTGCTGGCGTTTCCCGGCATCTTCCGGGGCGCCCTGGACGTCGGAGCGCGCCGGATCACCGAGAAGATGATGGTCGCCGCGGCCGAGGCGATCTACTCGGTGGCCAGCGAAGACCTCGCGGTCGACCGGATCGTGCCGAGCCCGCTGGACCGGCGCGTCGGGGAAGCCGTGGCCACCGCAGTGGCGCTGGCCGCCGAAGACTCCGACTGGGTGTGA